A window from Kluyveromyces lactis strain NRRL Y-1140 chromosome E complete sequence encodes these proteins:
- the NUT1 gene encoding Nut1p (similar to uniprot|P53114 Saccharomyces cerevisiae YGL151W NUT1 Component of the RNA polymerase II mediator complex which is required for transcriptional activation and also has a role in basal transcription), with product MESVSQLVSNCASRGIPAQQFLNFYHELINEKYGASLNAGNEERESESRKQVFEDVSRELVQAFHSSEDAILLAEYMVHLLFINYDTYLSSALLPQVYSIQSETLLMHFHSLAASFIGKLEDKLIKEQMRQDLSTFILSSCLQCDMSTFNNQLFISIVKYLQALLTLIDDSIDIEMDKDNLKLAVTSLLTRTTKLNRILGKRIGREFETKLNLSLSAKLAMVNSPQIFSPSSGATRFAGTPGSTKPMDLALSATSSTSNKIQDLKLIRFYKNLWLNNKIHHFNTSDSQLLEKFSSINSRLSSSLAEEHLIQEQITDLIETTYTSFAQLVNNKLYHQTNTNFNLLERKYVHFITKRLPLIIKDFLPQNPSVIVNSLQNIDEKVKKAIKSYYSNKNDSPERNEDLFDDYSGNNFDIRHDFLKNLIMLNLRPPSVLNEFLREDQMVDVKTLKTDDSLVIVNSQGVQEKVSDVQEALKSLIADLDIENQYVANGNNYRFSPDNALLKLLMSFDTIAPTKQVEIANAFLQILQKATDTSDLKTLGKVLWILTSNVGHSTTSMLCCISPGPFINAVVKFLEKQQRNSTVSSSDEPDFDSLHSYVTYGMALSFVVFLKTTYDFDIEPFIQNFEESYTLKFLSSIEDISDIFVLQNESAEGSKLYLQNWLRDLFINGSISDSQMKNTNVKDLINLIPFIFKQSVIAVQAGVVSNILNLTSGFEYFLQPFLMPGLIKIMFWLEYYLHSLKNNNPPSQILSSCWELINILICPPSLDDDAKGLHFMILKLNCVRLLNVLYLFRNDESNSSQYGVYAAHESIDPKLEAVISKLEYIASISNIYDVDTKCYETTKEVYSHGTLFSNKIPVTNEHPIDIIMTNQLNSFWNLHSSTYYNYDYLLELIKLITPEKFLVDSIRTLTYKVAAYGIPGVQGKLNTSAIEQVANFLAYFMILHDVQTEEQRLALLNYIESGVIVSKETETKQEPETKLDDDFDMLFGEPFNNTLDETSLVFSQNEQPKSYSSSVFPVLHDTFGVVIAEMKKRYDTSKNNGLLSEAAYENATTFIRKYVENLKNSVV from the coding sequence ATGGAATCTGTGAGTCAATTGGTAAGTAATTGTGCCAGTAGAGGTATTCCTGCGCAACAATTTCTCAACTTTTATCATGAActtatcaatgaaaaatacGGTGCTAGCCTAAATGCCGGTAACGAAGAGCGTGAGTCGGAGTCCAGAAAGCAGGTGTTTGAGGATGTCTCTCGAGAACTTGTCCAAGCGTTTCATTCTAGTGAAGATGCTATACTTTTAGCGGAGTATATGGTACATTTATTATTCATAAATTATGATACATATTTGAGTTCGGCGCTCTTACCACAGGTTTACTCGATCCAATCGGAGACTCTTTTAATGCATTTCCATAGTCTTGCAGCATCTTTCATTGGAAAACTAGAAGACAAGttgatcaaagaacaaatgaGGCAAGATTTATCTACATTCATCTTATCATCATGTCTTCAGTGCGACATGAGTACTTTCAATAACCAGCTCTTTATCTCTATTGTCAAGTATTTGCAGGCACTCTTGACTTTGATAGATGATAGTATTGACATCGAAATGGACAAAGATAATTTAAAGCTAGCTGTAACTTCTTTGTTAACAAGGACTACTAAATTGAATAGAATCTTAGGGAAGCGTATTGGACGAGAATTTGAGACAAAATTAAACCTTTCACTGAGTGCAAAGCTCGCTATGGTGAATTCACCTCAAATATTCTCTCCTTCAAGTGGTGCTACCCGCTTTGCAGGAACTCCTGGCTCTACCAAGCCGATGGATCTCGCCCTTTCTGCTACATCTTCAACCTCCAATAAGATACAAGATTTGAAACTGATACGATTTTACAAAAACTTATGGCTCAACAATAAGATTCATCATTTCAACACTTCAGATTCTCAATTGCTCGAGAAATTCAGCTCAATAAATTCTCGGTTGTCGTCTTCCCTAGCGGAAGAGCACTTGATTCAAGAGCAAATCACTGATCTAATTGAAACCACATATACGTCATTCGCTCAGTTGGTTAATAATAAATTATATCATCAAACCAACACAAATTTCAaccttcttgaaagaaaatacGTTCATTTCATTACAAAAAGATTACCATTGATTATCAAAGACTTCTTACCACAAAATCCATCGGTAATTGTCAACTCACTACAAAACATCGATGAAAAGGTTAAAAAAGCTATTAAATCTTATTATTCGAATAAAAATGATTCCCCTGAGAGAAATGAGGACTTATTTGATGATTATTCCGGGaacaattttgatattagacatgatttcttgaaaaatctgaTAATGTTGAATCTAAGGCCGCCCAGTGTATTGAACGAGTTCTTGCGAGAAGATCAAATGGTGGATGTcaaaacattgaaaacgGATGACTCGTTGGTCATTGTGAACTCACAGGGCGTGCAAGAAAAAGTGAGCGACGTCCAAGAAGCTTTAAAGTCACTAATCGCAGATTTGGACATAGAAAACCAATACGTTGCAAATGGCAATAACTACCGTTTCTCTCCAGATAACGCACTCCTGAAGCTTCTTATGTCATTCGACACTATAGCACCCACCAAGCAGGTTGAAATCGCAAACGCCTTTCTTCAGATACTACAAAAGGCTACAGACACCTCGGACTTAAAAACACTAGGAAAAGTTCTTTGGATACTAACGTCAAATGTGGGACATTCTACCACTTCAATGCTCTGCTGCATCTCGCCAGGTCCATTTATCAATGCAGTAGTTAAGTTCCTAGAAAAGCAACAAAGGAATTCCACAGTATCGAGCTCTGATGAACCAGATTTTGATTCTCTTCATAGTTATGTCACATATGGGATGGCTCTatcatttgttgtttttctgAAGACTACATATGACTTTGATATTGAACcttttattcaaaatttcgAAGAATCATACACTTTGAAGTtcctttcttcaattgaagacATTTCGGATATCTTTGTGTTACAGAATGAATCGGCAGAAGGATCCAAAttatatcttcaaaactGGTTACGAGACCTTTTCATTAATGGATCAATCAGTGACTCTCAAATGAAGAACACCAATGTTAAAGATCTCATCAATCTTATTCCATTTATCTTTAAACAAAGCGTAATTGCTGTCCAGGCAGGTGTTGTGTCAAATATTCTGAATTTGACTAGCGgctttgaatatttcttaCAACCGTTCCTTATGCCAGGATTGATAAAAATTATGTTCTGGTTAGAGTACTATCTacattctttgaaaaataataatCCGCCTTCTCAGATATTGAGTTCCTGTTGGGAGCTTATCAACATATTGATATGTCCGCCTTCATTAGACGATGATGCAAAAGGTTTGCATTTCATGATCTTGAAACTTAATTGCGTCAGACTGCTCAACGTTTTGTACTTATTCAGGAATGATGAAAGTAACTCCAGTCAGTATGGTGTATACGCAGCACATGAGTCGATTGATCCTAAGTTGGAGGCAGTGATATCCAAGTTGGAATACATTGCCTCAATTTCTAACATTTATGACGTTGACACTAAATGCTATGAAACCACAAAAGAAGTATACTCGCATGGTACTCTGTTCTCCAATAAAATACCAGTTACTAATGAACACCCCATTGATATTATAATGACGAACCAACTTAATTCATTTTGGAATCTACACAGTAGTACGTACTATAACTATGATTATCTGCTGGAGTTGATAAAACTTATTACGCCGGAGAAGTTTTTAGTGGATTCGATAAGAACATTGACCTATAAGGTGGCAGCATATGGTATTCCTGGTGTTCAAGGGAAACTAAACACATCAGCTATTGAACAGGTAGCAAACTTCCTCGCTTACTTCATGATTTTGCATGATGTTCAAACGGAAGAACAAAGACTTGCCCTTCTTAATTACATAGAATCTGGTGTCATTGTCTCAAAGGAAACTGAAACTAAACAAGAACCAGAAACTAAGTTAGATGATGACTTTGACATGTTGTTCGGTGAACCGTTCAACAATACCTTGGATGAAACGTCCTTAGTGTTTTCGCAAAACGAGCAACCAAAGTCCTACAGCTCATCAGTCTTTCCTGTGTTGCATGACACTTTTGGTGTGGTAATAgcagaaatgaaaaagagaTATGATACTAGTAAAAACAATGGACTCCTCTCCGAAGCAGCGTATGAAAATGCAACGACATTTATAAGAAAATATGtagagaatttgaaaaattcggtTGTATAA